From the Streptomyces nigrescens genome, one window contains:
- a CDS encoding threonine aldolase family protein, whose protein sequence is MRAAFRGARRVLSESVGRETVRERMDRLVADAPAAYDLDGWTDLYGNDDGIIGELERRTAGALGTEAAAFFPTGTMAQQVALRCWAGRTGNATVAGHPLSHMEVHERDAWAVVSGLRMVHPTSAPRPPTAAEIYDLPEPFGALALELPLRDAGFVLPTWDELTATVEAARDREAVVHFDGARLWECGPHFGRTLPEIAALADSVYVSYYKSLGGISGAALAGTEEFIEEARAWRHRYGGQLFQQWPAALAALAGLDRELPRLPEYVAHAKAVARALDEGLAEAGVPWFRVHPGVPHTHQFQVWLPHPPELLNEAVVRQAEETGTALFGNWYEPGPVGPPGVALTEIMVGASALAWTDDTIRSAAREFVDFVNGLRRVG, encoded by the coding sequence ATGCGCGCGGCGTTCCGCGGCGCACGGCGCGTGCTGTCGGAGAGCGTCGGGCGGGAGACGGTCCGCGAGCGGATGGACCGCCTGGTGGCCGACGCCCCGGCCGCCTACGACCTGGACGGCTGGACGGACCTCTACGGCAACGACGACGGCATCATCGGCGAGCTGGAGCGCCGGACCGCCGGCGCCCTGGGCACCGAGGCCGCCGCCTTCTTCCCGACCGGCACGATGGCCCAGCAGGTGGCGCTGCGCTGCTGGGCGGGGCGTACGGGCAATGCGACGGTCGCCGGCCATCCGCTGTCGCACATGGAGGTACATGAGCGCGATGCCTGGGCGGTGGTCAGCGGGCTGCGCATGGTGCATCCGACGAGCGCCCCACGGCCACCGACCGCCGCGGAGATATACGACCTGCCGGAGCCGTTCGGCGCCCTCGCCCTCGAACTCCCGCTGCGGGACGCCGGATTCGTGCTGCCGACGTGGGACGAGCTGACCGCGACGGTGGAAGCGGCGCGGGACCGTGAAGCGGTGGTGCACTTCGACGGCGCGCGCCTGTGGGAGTGCGGCCCGCACTTCGGCCGCACCCTCCCGGAGATCGCGGCCCTCGCGGACAGCGTCTATGTCTCCTACTACAAGTCGCTGGGCGGCATATCGGGCGCCGCCCTCGCGGGCACCGAGGAGTTCATCGAGGAGGCGCGGGCCTGGCGGCACCGGTACGGCGGCCAGTTGTTCCAGCAGTGGCCGGCCGCGCTGGCCGCCCTGGCCGGGCTGGACCGTGAGCTGCCACGGCTGCCGGAGTACGTGGCCCATGCGAAGGCCGTGGCCCGTGCGCTGGACGAGGGCCTGGCCGAGGCCGGTGTGCCGTGGTTCCGGGTGCACCCCGGGGTGCCGCACACCCACCAGTTCCAGGTGTGGCTGCCGCACCCGCCCGAGCTGCTCAACGAGGCCGTGGTGCGCCAGGCGGAGGAAACCGGGACCGCGCTGTTCGGGAACTGGTACGAGCCGGGCCCGGTCGGCCCGCCCGGGGTGGCGCTGACAGAGATCATGGTCGGCGCATCCGCCCTGGCCTGGACGGATGACACCATCCGGTCGGCGGCCCGGGAGTTCGTGGACTTCGTGAACGGCTTGCGGCGCGTGGGGTGA
- a CDS encoding DUF5937 family protein, translating into MANVIDITGLPPERVVFTPSPLAELGAALHALSEPGHHPGLHGWVTATNAALKTDLADRLCEADFLWRSSRSDILLPARPGATLAEELDELDTIDDERFVAAAFEITCSARYTRPTPSPLVDADERARVREMAAARGPRQATFTDRMLTDPDGLRVWLRRLFEDCEEAFFGDIWRRVGIQLAADARHKTELLRRKGLAETLSATSKALSLEDTQDGSGGTRILVDKLAQGRTTAFASPGDPGVTFLPTSFGWPHLLFSHAPGWRPVVQYPVAGPELPAPAALELVQQRLEALGHPMRMQLCRTLSRGPHTTGELAIAFGITSPEVSRHIATLKKAGLIQTRRRGRYVLHQLDLQVVARLGSDFLEGVLR; encoded by the coding sequence ATGGCCAACGTCATCGACATCACCGGGCTGCCGCCGGAACGCGTCGTCTTCACCCCCTCCCCCCTGGCGGAGCTGGGCGCCGCGCTGCATGCGCTGTCCGAGCCGGGGCACCACCCCGGGCTGCACGGCTGGGTCACCGCCACCAACGCGGCTCTGAAGACCGACCTCGCCGACCGGCTGTGCGAGGCGGATTTCCTGTGGCGGTCCTCCCGTTCCGACATCCTGCTGCCGGCCCGCCCCGGGGCGACGCTGGCCGAGGAACTGGACGAGCTGGACACGATCGACGACGAACGGTTCGTGGCCGCCGCTTTCGAGATCACCTGCTCCGCGCGCTACACCCGCCCCACCCCGTCGCCCCTGGTCGACGCGGACGAGCGGGCGCGGGTACGGGAGATGGCCGCCGCGCGCGGCCCGCGGCAGGCGACCTTCACCGACCGGATGCTCACCGACCCCGACGGTCTGCGGGTGTGGCTGCGCCGTCTGTTCGAGGACTGTGAGGAGGCGTTCTTCGGCGACATCTGGCGGCGGGTGGGCATCCAGCTGGCGGCCGATGCCCGGCACAAGACCGAGTTGCTGCGCCGCAAGGGCCTGGCCGAGACGCTGTCCGCGACGTCGAAGGCGCTGTCCCTGGAGGACACACAGGACGGCAGCGGCGGTACCCGCATCCTGGTCGACAAGCTGGCCCAGGGGCGTACGACGGCCTTCGCGAGCCCCGGGGATCCGGGCGTCACCTTCCTGCCGACGTCGTTCGGCTGGCCGCATCTGCTGTTCAGCCACGCCCCCGGCTGGCGCCCGGTGGTCCAGTACCCGGTCGCCGGCCCGGAGTTGCCGGCACCGGCCGCGCTGGAACTCGTCCAGCAGCGGCTGGAGGCGCTGGGCCACCCGATGCGGATGCAGCTGTGCCGGACGCTGTCGCGGGGGCCGCACACGACGGGGGAGCTGGCGATCGCGTTCGGCATCACTTCGCCGGAGGTGTCCCGGCACATCGCGACGCTGAAGAAAGCCGGGCTGATACAGACGCGGCGCCGGGGGCGCTATGTGCTGCACCAGCTGGACCTCCAGGTGGTGGCCCGGCTGGGCAGCGACTTCCTTGAGGGCGTGCTGCGCTGA
- a CDS encoding response regulator, which produces MTIRVMLVDDQVLLRTGFRMVLAAQPDMEVVAEAGNGVEALEVLRGTQVDVILMDVRMPHLDGVEATRRICEGGQKEGAPKVLILTTFDLDEYAFSALKAGASGFMLKDVPPSELLAAIRAVESGDAVVAPSTTRRLLDRFTPMLPATSGEPSRPELERLTDREREVLLLVAQGLSNGEIAARLVLSEATVKTHVGRILTKLSLRDRVQAVVLAYETGLVRAGGAGA; this is translated from the coding sequence ATGACCATCCGCGTGATGCTCGTCGACGACCAGGTGCTGCTGCGCACCGGTTTCCGGATGGTGCTGGCCGCACAGCCGGACATGGAGGTCGTCGCGGAGGCGGGCAACGGTGTGGAGGCCCTGGAGGTGCTGCGCGGCACCCAGGTCGACGTGATCCTCATGGACGTACGGATGCCGCATCTGGACGGTGTGGAGGCCACCCGGCGGATCTGCGAGGGCGGGCAGAAGGAGGGCGCCCCGAAGGTGCTCATCCTGACCACCTTCGACCTGGACGAGTACGCCTTCTCCGCGCTGAAGGCCGGGGCCAGCGGCTTCATGCTCAAGGACGTGCCGCCCAGTGAACTCCTCGCCGCGATCCGGGCGGTGGAGAGCGGCGACGCGGTCGTCGCACCGTCCACCACCCGCCGGCTCCTCGACCGTTTCACGCCGATGCTGCCCGCCACCTCCGGCGAACCGTCCCGCCCCGAGCTGGAGCGGCTGACGGACCGCGAGCGGGAGGTGCTGCTGCTCGTCGCCCAGGGCCTGTCGAACGGTGAGATCGCGGCGCGGCTGGTGCTCTCCGAGGCCACGGTCAAGACCCATGTGGGCCGCATCCTGACCAAGCTGAGCCTGCGGGACCGCGTCCAGGCGGTGGTGCTGGCCTACGAGACGGGGCTGGTACGGGCGGGGGGAGCGGGGGCCTAG
- a CDS encoding sensor histidine kinase has product MQRLYDFLRRHPTGVDTFWAVPLLGISSLWVGSRIEGYQQPIAAIFTIGLCLVVALRRKAPVKMLLLTAAIGVGQLVFRIETYPGDAAMFAITYTVASGPTVPRWASRCALAGAVFGPALSFWRFRDEEGSQSVGESLFVTVLLTVPFVLAWVLGDSMRTRRAYWAQLEERAARLEKEREAQSRIAVAAERARIARELHDVVAHNVSVMVVQADGAAYVLDAAPEQTRQALETISGTGRQALAEMRRLLGVLRTGEQPEGGEYVPQPGVEQLTDLMDQVRSAGLPVDFRTEGEPRELPSSVALTVYRIVQEALTNTRKHGGPDVGATVRLSYREDDLDLLVEDDGRGAQRELYEDGGEDGLGHGLIGMRERVGMVGGTLTAGPRPGGGFRVSAVLPLKPAR; this is encoded by the coding sequence GTGCAGCGCCTCTATGACTTCCTCCGCAGGCACCCGACAGGGGTGGACACCTTCTGGGCCGTCCCCCTGCTCGGGATCAGCAGCCTGTGGGTCGGGAGCCGCATCGAGGGGTACCAGCAGCCCATCGCCGCGATCTTCACGATCGGCCTGTGCCTCGTCGTCGCGCTGCGCCGCAAGGCCCCCGTGAAGATGCTGCTGCTGACGGCCGCCATCGGCGTCGGCCAGCTGGTCTTCCGCATCGAGACCTACCCCGGCGACGCCGCGATGTTCGCGATCACCTACACCGTCGCGTCCGGGCCCACCGTCCCCCGCTGGGCCTCCCGCTGTGCGCTCGCCGGCGCCGTCTTCGGCCCCGCCCTCTCCTTCTGGCGCTTCAGGGACGAGGAGGGCAGCCAGTCGGTGGGGGAAAGCCTGTTCGTCACCGTGCTGCTCACCGTGCCCTTCGTGCTGGCCTGGGTGCTCGGCGACTCCATGCGCACCCGCCGCGCCTACTGGGCGCAGCTGGAGGAGCGGGCCGCCCGGCTGGAGAAGGAGCGCGAGGCGCAGTCCCGGATCGCGGTCGCGGCCGAGCGCGCCCGTATCGCCCGCGAACTGCACGACGTCGTCGCCCACAACGTCTCGGTGATGGTCGTCCAGGCCGACGGCGCCGCCTATGTGCTCGACGCCGCGCCCGAACAGACCCGGCAGGCCCTGGAGACGATCTCCGGCACGGGGCGCCAGGCGCTGGCCGAAATGCGCCGCCTGCTGGGCGTACTCCGCACCGGCGAACAGCCCGAGGGCGGCGAATACGTCCCCCAGCCGGGCGTCGAGCAGCTCACCGACCTCATGGACCAGGTACGCAGCGCGGGACTGCCGGTCGACTTCCGGACGGAGGGCGAACCCCGCGAACTGCCCAGCAGCGTCGCCCTGACCGTGTACCGCATCGTCCAGGAAGCGCTCACCAACACCCGCAAACATGGCGGCCCCGACGTCGGTGCGACCGTCCGGCTCTCCTACCGGGAAGACGACCTCGATCTGCTCGTCGAGGACGACGGACGGGGCGCACAGCGCGAGCTCTACGAGGACGGCGGGGAGGACGGCCTCGGCCACGGCCTCATCGGGATGCGCGAGCGGGTCGGCATGGTCGGCGGCACCCTGACCGCGGGGCCGCGGCCGGGCGGCGGCTTCCGGGTCAGCGCCGTACTCCCGCTCAAACCGGCCCGGTGA
- a CDS encoding SAM-dependent methyltransferase, whose amino-acid sequence MTNEWCGWREATERALYGPDSGFYTRPGGPGPAGHFRTSVHVSPLYAGAVATLLCRVDAALGHPDELALVDVGAGRGELLTGVLAALPAEVSARVRPYAVERAARPQGLDPRIDWRGELPAPGSVSGLLFANEWLDNVPVEVVETDDDGVPRRVLVRADGTERLGEPVDGADAEWLRRWWTPPLAPDATGGGSPGLRAEIGRPRDEAWARAVRTLRAGLAVAADYAHERGDRPLFGTLTGFRDGREVRPVPDGSCDITAHVALDACAGPSAERLTQRAALHALGVDGRRPPLTLAATDPSGYVRALGAAGSAAELTDPAGLGGFGWLLEPVGGACAGLLGAGGA is encoded by the coding sequence ATGACGAACGAGTGGTGCGGGTGGCGCGAGGCCACGGAGCGGGCGCTGTACGGCCCGGACAGCGGCTTCTACACCCGGCCCGGCGGCCCCGGCCCGGCCGGCCACTTCCGTACCTCCGTGCATGTCTCGCCGCTCTACGCGGGCGCCGTCGCCACCCTCCTGTGCCGCGTGGACGCCGCTCTCGGCCACCCGGACGAGCTGGCGCTGGTCGATGTGGGCGCGGGGCGCGGCGAACTGCTCACCGGCGTGCTGGCCGCGCTGCCCGCGGAGGTGTCCGCGCGGGTGCGCCCGTACGCGGTCGAGCGCGCCGCGCGCCCCCAGGGGCTCGATCCGCGGATCGACTGGCGGGGCGAGCTGCCGGCGCCGGGCTCGGTCAGCGGGCTGCTGTTCGCGAACGAATGGCTCGACAACGTGCCGGTCGAGGTCGTCGAGACGGATGACGACGGGGTGCCGCGCCGGGTGCTGGTCCGCGCCGACGGCACGGAGCGGCTGGGCGAGCCCGTGGACGGCGCGGACGCGGAGTGGCTCCGTCGCTGGTGGACGCCGCCCCTGGCCCCCGACGCCACCGGAGGCGGCTCCCCGGGGCTGCGCGCCGAAATCGGCCGCCCCCGGGACGAGGCCTGGGCTCGGGCCGTCCGGACGCTGCGCGCCGGCCTGGCCGTCGCCGCCGACTATGCGCACGAACGGGGCGACCGTCCGCTGTTCGGCACGCTCACCGGCTTCCGCGACGGCCGCGAGGTGCGTCCCGTCCCGGACGGCAGCTGCGACATCACGGCGCATGTGGCGCTGGACGCCTGCGCCGGGCCGTCGGCCGAGCGGCTGACCCAGCGCGCGGCGCTGCACGCCCTGGGGGTGGACGGCCGGCGCCCGCCGCTCACCCTGGCCGCCACCGACCCGTCCGGGTACGTACGGGCTCTCGGTGCGGCCGGGTCGGCGGCGGAGCTGACCGATCCGGCGGGCCTCGGCGGCTTCGGCTGGCTGCTGGAGCCGGTGGGCGGGGCGTGTGCGGGGCTGCTGGGGGCCGGGGGCGCCTGA
- a CDS encoding NADH-quinone oxidoreductase subunit D: protein MTETTVGIGGAAESTDMVLNIGPQHPSTHGVLRLRLVLDGERIQHAEPVIGYMHRGAEKLFEARDYRQIIMLANRHDWLSAFSNELGVVMAVERMLGMEVPERAVWLRTLLAELNRVLNHLMFLGSYPLELGGITPVFHAFREREELQSVMEEISGGRMHYMFNRVGGLKEDLPAGWLGRARQAVADVRSRMDVYDNLVLGNEIFRGRTRGVGVLAPETVHGYGVSGPIARASGVDFDLRRDEPYLAYGELQSTLRVVTREEGDCLARFECLLGQSHNALDLADACLDRIAELPPGPVNQRLPKVLKAPEGATYAWTENPLGINGYYLVSKGEKTPYRLKLRSASFNNIQALVELLPGTLVADMVAILGSLFFVVGDIDK from the coding sequence ATGACGGAGACGACGGTCGGCATCGGCGGCGCGGCGGAGAGCACCGACATGGTGCTGAACATCGGCCCGCAGCATCCCTCGACGCATGGCGTGCTGCGGCTGCGCCTCGTCCTGGACGGCGAGCGCATTCAGCACGCCGAACCGGTGATCGGCTATATGCACCGCGGCGCCGAGAAGCTCTTCGAGGCGCGCGACTACCGCCAGATCATCATGCTCGCCAACCGGCACGACTGGCTGTCGGCGTTCTCCAACGAGCTGGGCGTGGTCATGGCCGTCGAGCGGATGCTGGGCATGGAGGTGCCTGAGCGTGCCGTCTGGCTGCGGACCCTGCTGGCCGAGCTGAACCGCGTGCTGAACCATCTGATGTTCCTCGGCTCGTACCCCCTGGAGCTGGGCGGCATCACCCCCGTCTTCCATGCCTTCCGGGAGCGGGAGGAGCTCCAGAGCGTCATGGAGGAGATCTCCGGCGGCCGGATGCACTACATGTTCAACCGCGTCGGCGGCCTCAAGGAGGACCTGCCGGCGGGCTGGCTCGGCCGGGCGCGGCAGGCCGTGGCCGATGTGCGGTCCCGGATGGACGTCTACGACAACCTGGTCCTGGGCAACGAGATCTTCCGTGGCCGGACCCGCGGGGTCGGGGTGCTCGCGCCGGAGACGGTGCATGGGTACGGGGTCTCCGGGCCGATCGCCCGGGCCTCCGGTGTGGACTTCGATCTGCGGCGCGACGAGCCGTATCTGGCGTACGGGGAGCTGCAGTCCACGCTCCGGGTCGTCACCCGGGAGGAGGGCGACTGCCTGGCCCGCTTCGAGTGCCTGCTCGGGCAGAGCCACAATGCGCTCGATCTGGCCGACGCGTGTCTGGACCGGATCGCGGAGCTGCCGCCGGGGCCGGTCAACCAGCGGCTCCCCAAGGTCCTGAAGGCTCCCGAGGGCGCGACGTACGCCTGGACCGAGAACCCCCTCGGCATCAACGGCTACTACCTCGTCTCCAAGGGCGAGAAGACCCCCTACCGCCTCAAGCTGCGCTCGGCGTCGTTCAACAACATCCAGGCGCTGGTGGAGCTGCTGCCGGGCACGCTGGTCGCCGACATGGTCGCCATTCTCGGCTCGCTGTTCTTCGTCGTCGGCGACATCGACAAGTAG
- a CDS encoding ABC transporter substrate-binding protein yields the protein MSSRSRVARTAVAAGAVITLAAGLAACGGKSLEEKGGGKGGGKGGGKGELVIGSAGFTESKVLAEIYSRVLADAGYRTRVQTLANRELYEPALEKGQIDVVPEYASTLAEFLNAKKNGSKAKPVASSDIDKTVTALEKLASPRGLKVLPAGRATDQNAFAVSKEFAAENKLKTLSDLGASKQKIKLASGEECETRVFCKPGLEKTYGIDITALDPKGVGTPQAKQAVKDGTDQLVLTTTTDATLDNFGLVLLKDDKKLQNADNVLPVVNAKSAGDKEIAAALGKLTRALTTEDLITLNRKVDAERLKPTDVAQAYLESKELVKK from the coding sequence ATGAGCAGCAGATCGCGTGTGGCGCGCACCGCGGTGGCCGCGGGCGCAGTGATCACCCTGGCGGCCGGCCTGGCCGCCTGCGGGGGCAAGAGCCTGGAGGAGAAGGGCGGCGGCAAGGGCGGCGGGAAGGGCGGCGGGAAGGGCGAGCTCGTCATCGGCTCGGCCGGTTTCACCGAGTCGAAGGTGCTCGCCGAGATCTATTCCAGGGTCCTGGCCGATGCCGGTTACCGCACGCGGGTACAGACCCTGGCCAATCGCGAGCTGTATGAACCGGCCCTGGAGAAGGGCCAGATCGATGTCGTTCCGGAATACGCCTCCACCCTCGCCGAATTCCTCAACGCGAAGAAGAACGGCAGCAAGGCGAAGCCCGTCGCCTCCAGTGACATCGACAAGACGGTGACGGCACTGGAGAAGCTCGCCTCCCCGCGCGGGCTGAAGGTACTGCCGGCGGGCCGGGCGACGGACCAGAACGCGTTCGCGGTCAGCAAGGAATTCGCCGCCGAGAACAAGCTGAAGACCCTCTCCGACCTCGGCGCATCGAAGCAGAAGATCAAACTCGCCTCGGGTGAGGAGTGCGAGACCCGGGTGTTCTGCAAGCCGGGCCTGGAGAAGACGTACGGCATCGACATCACCGCGCTGGACCCCAAGGGCGTCGGGACCCCGCAGGCCAAGCAGGCGGTCAAGGACGGCACCGACCAACTGGTGCTCACCACGACCACGGACGCCACGCTCGACAACTTCGGTCTGGTGCTTCTGAAGGACGACAAGAAGCTGCAGAACGCCGACAATGTGCTGCCGGTGGTGAATGCCAAGAGCGCCGGTGACAAGGAGATAGCGGCCGCTCTCGGGAAGCTCACCCGTGCGCTGACGACCGAAGACCTGATCACCTTGAACCGCAAGGTCGATGCCGAGCGGCTCAAGCCCACGGATGTCGCGCAGGCTTATTTGGAGTCCAAGGAACTGGTCAAGAAGTAA
- a CDS encoding ABC transporter permease, translating to MGAIAGAWQWLTTAAHWAGEKGVWHRLAEHLWLSGLCLALSCLIALPVALWLGHLGKGGALAVNLSNVGRAVPTFAVLVLLTLSPLGTRGDWPTIIALVLFAVPPLLTNAYLGMREADRDVVEAARGMGMSGPQLLLRVEIPLAYPLIMTGLRSATVQVVATATLAALAGGGGLGRIITAGFGNYDTAQVVAGALLVAVLALTVEGVLVLAERLLDPMRGRRRAARRASYPAKGAGPGATRAAPASAPAP from the coding sequence ATGGGGGCTATCGCGGGCGCGTGGCAGTGGCTGACGACGGCCGCCCACTGGGCCGGGGAGAAGGGGGTGTGGCACCGGCTGGCCGAGCATCTCTGGCTCAGCGGGCTGTGCCTGGCCCTCTCCTGTCTGATAGCCCTGCCGGTGGCGCTCTGGCTGGGGCACCTCGGCAAGGGCGGGGCACTGGCCGTCAATCTCTCCAACGTGGGGCGCGCGGTACCGACGTTCGCGGTCCTGGTGCTGCTGACGCTCAGCCCGCTGGGCACCCGGGGCGACTGGCCGACGATCATCGCGCTGGTGCTGTTCGCGGTGCCGCCACTGCTGACCAACGCCTATCTGGGCATGCGGGAGGCGGACCGCGATGTGGTCGAGGCGGCACGCGGGATGGGCATGTCGGGGCCGCAGCTCCTGCTGCGGGTCGAGATACCGCTCGCCTATCCGCTGATCATGACCGGTCTGCGGTCGGCCACGGTGCAGGTGGTGGCGACCGCGACGCTGGCCGCGCTGGCCGGCGGCGGAGGCCTGGGCAGGATCATCACCGCCGGCTTCGGCAACTACGACACCGCTCAAGTCGTCGCGGGCGCACTGCTGGTGGCCGTGCTCGCCCTGACCGTGGAGGGCGTCCTCGTCCTGGCGGAGCGGCTCCTCGACCCGATGCGAGGGCGACGGCGCGCGGCGCGCAGGGCCTCGTATCCGGCCAAGGGCGCGGGGCCGGGCGCGACCCGTGCCGCTCCGGCCTCGGCCCCCGCCCCGTAG